From a single Leclercia sp. AS011 genomic region:
- the tcyJ gene encoding cystine ABC transporter substrate-binding protein, with protein sequence MKFALLGRQALMGVMAVALVAGMSVKTFAAEGLLNKVKERGTLLVGLEGTYPPFSFQGDDGKLTGFEVEFAEELAKHLGVKASLKPTKWDGMLASLDSKRIDVVINQVTISDERKKKYDFSTPYTVSGIQALVKKGNEGTIKSAADLKGKKVGVGLGTNYEEWLRQNVQGVDIRTYDDDPTKYQDLRVGRIDAILVDRLAALDLVKKTKDTLAVAGDAFSRQEAGVAIRKDNDDLVKAIDGAIAEMQKDGSLKALSEKWFGADVTK encoded by the coding sequence ATGAAATTTGCACTTTTGGGTCGTCAGGCGCTGATGGGTGTAATGGCCGTTGCGCTGGTAGCCGGTATGAGCGTGAAAACGTTCGCGGCAGAAGGTCTGTTAAATAAAGTGAAAGAGCGCGGCACGCTGCTGGTTGGGCTGGAAGGCACTTATCCTCCGTTCAGCTTCCAGGGTGACGACGGTAAACTGACCGGGTTCGAGGTTGAGTTTGCCGAAGAGCTGGCAAAACACCTCGGTGTGAAAGCGTCGCTGAAGCCGACCAAATGGGACGGTATGCTGGCCTCGCTGGACTCCAAACGTATTGATGTGGTGATTAACCAGGTCACCATCTCTGACGAGCGTAAGAAAAAGTATGACTTCTCCACCCCGTATACCGTCTCCGGTATCCAGGCGCTGGTGAAAAAAGGCAATGAAGGCACGATCAAATCTGCCGCTGACCTGAAAGGTAAAAAAGTTGGTGTCGGTCTGGGGACCAACTACGAAGAGTGGCTGCGTCAGAACGTACAGGGCGTCGATATTCGTACCTATGATGATGACCCGACCAAATACCAGGATTTGCGCGTAGGCCGTATCGACGCCATTCTGGTTGACCGTCTGGCGGCGCTGGATCTGGTGAAGAAAACCAAAGACACCCTGGCCGTTGCCGGTGATGCCTTCTCCCGTCAGGAAGCCGGTGTTGCCATCCGCAAAGACAACGACGATCTGGTGAAAGCCATCGACGGTGCGATTGCTGAGATGCAGAAAGACGGCAGCCTGAAGGCGCTCTCCGAGAAATGGTTCGGGGCGGATGTCACAAAGTAA
- a CDS encoding flagellin N-terminal helical domain-containing protein: protein MAVINTNTLSLMTQSNLNKSQSTLGTAIERLSSGLRINSAKDDAAGQAIANRFTSNINGLNVAARNANDGISLAQTAEGALSEINNNLQRVRDLTVQAQNSSNSASDIDSIQSEVNQRMQEVNRVTKETDFNGIKILDNRAATAKNYDFQVGSKDGEKISIGINGSAGWNLATAGAAGVDTAVENKYVFTESAATLAAATTKKEAVNGQMRTVAAVGFDVLKGNVTGGATGVAGGTTPLTDIDAAIKSVDTQRSSLGASQNRFESTITNLNNTVNNLSAARSRIQDSDYATEVSNMSRAQILQQAGSSVLAQANQVPQTMLSLLR, encoded by the coding sequence ATGGCAGTGATTAACACTAACACCTTGTCGCTGATGACCCAGAGCAACCTGAACAAGTCTCAGTCGACTCTGGGCACCGCGATTGAGCGTCTGTCCTCCGGCCTGCGTATCAACAGTGCAAAAGATGACGCAGCAGGCCAGGCAATTGCTAACCGTTTCACCTCCAACATCAACGGCCTGAACGTTGCAGCACGTAACGCCAACGACGGTATCTCTCTGGCGCAAACCGCTGAAGGTGCGCTGAGCGAGATCAACAACAACCTGCAGCGCGTACGTGACCTGACCGTACAGGCGCAGAACAGCTCAAACTCTGCGTCTGATATTGACTCCATTCAATCTGAAGTTAACCAACGTATGCAGGAAGTGAACCGCGTAACTAAAGAAACTGATTTTAATGGTATCAAAATTCTGGATAACCGTGCTGCTACCGCTAAAAATTATGATTTTCAGGTTGGTTCTAAAGATGGTGAGAAAATCAGCATCGGAATCAATGGCAGTGCTGGCTGGAACCTGGCAACTGCAGGTGCAGCAGGTGTCGATACCGCAGTAGAAAATAAATATGTGTTCACTGAAAGCGCTGCAACACTGGCTGCAGCTACAACCAAGAAAGAAGCCGTTAATGGTCAAATGCGTACCGTAGCAGCAGTTGGATTTGATGTTCTGAAAGGAAATGTGACCGGCGGTGCAACGGGTGTTGCAGGGGGCACAACTCCGCTGACCGATATCGATGCAGCAATCAAATCCGTCGATACGCAGCGTAGTTCTTTAGGTGCTTCACAGAACCGTTTTGAGTCCACGATCACTAACCTGAACAACACCGTGAACAACCTGTCCGCTGCCCGCAGCCGTATTCAGGATTCTGACTACGCCACTGAAGTCTCTAACATGTCCCGCGCGCAGATCCTGCAGCAGGCTGGCTCTTCTGTACTGGCGCAGGCTAACCAGGTACCACAGACCATGCTGTCCCTGCTGCGTTAA
- the dcyD gene encoding D-cysteine desulfhydrase produces the protein MSLQNLTRFPRLEFIGAPTPLEYLPRLSDYLGRDILIKRDDVTPMAMGGNKLRKLEFLAADALREGADTLITAGAIQSNHVRQTAAVAAKLGLHCIALLENPIGTQAENYLSNGNRLLLDLFNVQIEMCDALTDPVAQLNELATRVEAQGFRPYVIPVGGSNALGALGYVESALEIAQQCEGAVGISSVVVASGSAGTHAGLAVGLEQLMPDVELIGVTVSRSVADQKPKVVTLQQAVAQQLEVSANADIILWDDYFAPGYGTPNDEGTEAVKLLARLEGILLDPVYTGKAMAGLIDGISQKRFKDEGPILFIHTGGAPALFAYHPHV, from the coding sequence ATGTCATTACAGAATCTAACGCGTTTTCCGCGCCTCGAATTTATTGGCGCCCCGACGCCACTGGAATATTTGCCGCGCTTATCGGACTACCTCGGGCGCGACATCCTTATCAAACGTGATGACGTGACGCCGATGGCGATGGGCGGCAACAAACTGCGCAAGCTGGAGTTCCTCGCGGCGGATGCCCTGCGTGAAGGGGCCGATACGCTGATTACCGCCGGAGCGATCCAGTCTAACCACGTGCGTCAGACCGCCGCCGTGGCGGCAAAGCTGGGCCTGCACTGTATCGCCTTACTGGAAAACCCGATTGGCACCCAGGCAGAAAACTATCTCAGCAACGGCAACCGACTGCTGCTGGACCTGTTCAACGTGCAGATTGAAATGTGCGATGCGCTGACCGACCCTGTGGCGCAACTCAACGAACTCGCCACCCGCGTCGAAGCCCAGGGCTTCCGTCCGTATGTGATCCCGGTGGGCGGCTCGAACGCGCTGGGGGCGCTGGGCTACGTCGAAAGCGCGCTGGAAATTGCCCAGCAGTGCGAAGGGGCCGTGGGGATCTCCTCGGTGGTGGTCGCCTCCGGTAGCGCTGGCACCCATGCCGGGCTGGCGGTCGGGCTGGAGCAGTTAATGCCGGACGTCGAACTGATTGGTGTCACCGTATCGCGTAGCGTTGCGGACCAGAAACCGAAAGTGGTCACCCTGCAGCAGGCGGTGGCTCAGCAGCTGGAGGTGAGCGCCAACGCCGATATCATCCTCTGGGATGACTACTTTGCGCCGGGTTACGGCACGCCGAATGACGAGGGCACCGAGGCGGTGAAACTGCTGGCGCGCCTGGAAGGGATCCTGCTGGATCCGGTCTATACCGGAAAAGCGATGGCCGGCCTGATCGACGGCATCAGCCAGAAGCGTTTCAAGGATGAAGGCCCGATTCTGTTTATTCATACGGGCGGGGCGCCGGCTCTCTTTGCCTACCATCCTCACGTCTAA
- the fliZ gene encoding flagella biosynthesis regulatory protein FliZ, with the protein MTVQQSKRRPLSRYLKDFKHSQTHCAHCHKLLDRITLVRRGEIVNKIAISRLDTLLDEAGWLEEQKEWVALCRFCGDLHCKEQSDFFDIIGFKQFLFEQTEMSHGTVREYVVRLRRLGQHLTTQRISRDLLTSGYLDENLEPWLPATSTNNYRIALRKYAQFKTQMPVTPKQKVHRETTSDIY; encoded by the coding sequence ATGACGGTGCAGCAATCTAAAAGACGGCCATTAAGCCGCTACCTGAAAGACTTTAAACACAGCCAGACGCATTGCGCCCATTGCCATAAATTGCTCGACCGTATCACGCTGGTTCGTCGCGGTGAAATCGTCAACAAGATTGCGATTTCCCGTCTCGATACTTTGCTGGATGAAGCCGGATGGCTGGAAGAGCAGAAGGAGTGGGTGGCGTTGTGTCGTTTTTGTGGCGATCTGCACTGTAAAGAGCAGAGCGACTTTTTCGATATCATCGGCTTTAAGCAATTCCTGTTTGAACAAACAGAGATGAGCCACGGCACGGTGCGCGAATACGTCGTGCGTCTGCGTCGCCTGGGACAGCACCTGACCACGCAGCGTATCTCCCGTGATTTACTGACCAGCGGTTATCTGGATGAGAATCTGGAGCCGTGGCTGCCGGCGACCAGCACCAATAACTACCGGATCGCGCTGCGCAAGTATGCGCAATTTAAAACGCAAATGCCGGTGACGCCGAAGCAGAAAGTCCACCGCGAAACAACTTCTGATATATATTAA
- the fliA gene encoding RNA polymerase sigma factor FliA: MNSLYTAEGVMDKHSLWQRYVPLVRHEALRLQVRLPASVELDDLLQAGGIGLLNAVDRYDALQGTAFTTYAVQRIRGAMLDELRSRDWVPRSVRRNAREVAQAMGQLEQELGRNATETEVSERLGITTADYRQMLLDTNNSQLFSYDEWREEHGDSIELVTDDHQQENPLHQLMEGNVRQRVMEAIEALPEREQLVLTLYYQEELNLKEIGAVLEVGESRVSQLHSQAIKRLRTKLGKL; the protein is encoded by the coding sequence GTGAATTCACTCTATACCGCTGAAGGTGTAATGGATAAACACTCGCTGTGGCAGCGTTATGTTCCGCTGGTGCGACATGAAGCATTGCGGCTTCAGGTGCGGCTACCAGCGAGTGTGGAACTGGACGATCTGCTACAAGCGGGCGGTATCGGGTTATTGAATGCAGTTGACCGGTACGACGCTCTGCAAGGAACGGCATTTACGACTTACGCAGTACAACGTATTCGTGGTGCGATGCTCGACGAACTGCGCAGCCGGGATTGGGTGCCGCGCAGCGTTCGACGCAATGCACGCGAAGTAGCGCAAGCAATGGGGCAGCTGGAGCAAGAGCTCGGACGTAACGCGACGGAAACCGAAGTTTCGGAGCGTCTGGGGATCACTACGGCTGACTATCGCCAGATGTTGCTCGATACCAATAATAGCCAACTCTTCTCCTATGACGAGTGGCGCGAAGAGCATGGCGATAGCATCGAACTGGTGACGGACGATCATCAGCAGGAAAACCCGTTGCACCAGTTAATGGAAGGCAATGTGCGCCAGCGCGTGATGGAAGCCATCGAAGCTTTACCGGAACGCGAGCAGCTGGTGCTGACCCTCTATTACCAGGAGGAGCTCAATCTCAAGGAGATTGGCGCCGTGCTGGAAGTAGGGGAGTCGCGGGTTAGCCAGTTGCACAGCCAGGCCATTAAACGCTTACGTACCAAGCTGGGTAAGTTATAG